A DNA window from Leptolyngbya sp. KIOST-1 contains the following coding sequences:
- a CDS encoding DUF4335 domain-containing protein, with protein MTVQRQYTLPHCNLVLEGLSADANDPLSPLAVLMNAECHLPGASDATLTGGREFLDSLVAAVSRYGQQLLSGVPSPAPAGPGQPTVEVKPGEGGYHHLLVHQQPLGEPLSDINAQPPLDVKLTTVQFYDLMEAVDQLLADTQTLPDLTAQFQAVSRRLVQPTEPIAQRAAPAALGAAVLAAAGLALFFVPPPEFEPTRPESESSAPAESGTNPLETAPGAGVEPVVDTTESAAAGVDLERLEAAPAITDAATLALLRSDLARRLEENWTDAPRPSGDLAYRVMVSEDGDILGYKYDSDLALAEVDNTPLPQLTFVPVDGAEPVRERVAQFIATFTPAGQVLVEPTSAPTAAPAGTSTGATAATLPPLENKIADGDRIRALNGTLYDDILAELGPLSASEDLRFRVRLTDAGEVVGYEPINAAAGLLARETPLPGLVTAPEGDRNQADFQVVFTQGGVLQVSPWDGWPQ; from the coding sequence ATGACCGTTCAACGGCAGTACACCCTGCCCCACTGCAACCTGGTTTTAGAGGGGCTGAGCGCCGACGCCAACGACCCGCTCTCGCCTCTGGCGGTGCTGATGAATGCGGAATGTCATCTGCCTGGCGCCAGCGACGCCACCCTGACCGGGGGGCGCGAGTTCCTGGACAGCCTGGTGGCGGCGGTCAGTCGCTACGGTCAGCAGTTGCTCAGCGGCGTGCCCAGTCCTGCCCCGGCCGGGCCGGGGCAGCCCACGGTAGAGGTAAAGCCCGGCGAAGGGGGCTATCACCATCTGCTGGTGCATCAGCAGCCCCTGGGCGAACCGCTCAGCGACATCAACGCTCAGCCGCCCCTGGATGTCAAACTGACCACGGTGCAGTTCTACGACCTGATGGAAGCGGTCGATCAGCTGCTGGCCGATACCCAAACCCTGCCTGACCTCACAGCCCAGTTTCAGGCGGTGTCGCGGCGGTTGGTGCAGCCCACCGAGCCCATCGCCCAGCGGGCCGCGCCAGCTGCCCTGGGTGCAGCGGTGCTGGCCGCCGCCGGGTTGGCCCTGTTCTTTGTACCCCCGCCCGAGTTTGAACCCACTCGGCCCGAGTCCGAGTCATCTGCCCCGGCAGAGTCGGGCACCAACCCCCTGGAAACGGCTCCCGGCGCTGGGGTAGAACCGGTAGTTGACACCACTGAGTCCGCTGCCGCTGGGGTCGACCTGGAGCGTCTGGAGGCGGCTCCGGCCATTACCGATGCCGCTACCCTGGCCCTGCTGCGCTCAGATCTGGCCCGTCGCCTGGAAGAGAACTGGACCGATGCCCCCCGCCCCAGCGGCGATCTGGCCTACCGGGTGATGGTTTCCGAGGATGGCGATATTCTGGGCTACAAGTACGACAGTGACCTGGCCCTGGCCGAGGTTGACAACACCCCCCTGCCGCAGCTCACCTTTGTCCCCGTCGATGGGGCCGAGCCGGTGCGGGAGCGGGTGGCCCAGTTCATCGCCACGTTTACCCCCGCTGGGCAGGTCTTGGTGGAGCCGACCAGTGCCCCAACGGCGGCCCCAGCCGGAACCTCCACCGGGGCTACGGCGGCGACTCTGCCCCCCCTGGAAAACAAAATCGCCGACGGCGATCGCATTCGCGCCCTCAACGGCACCCTCTACGACGACATTCTGGCCGAGCTAGGCCCCCTGTCGGCCAGTGAAGACCTGCGGTTTCGGGTGCGGCTGACCGATGCGGGCGAGGTGGTGGGCTACGAGCCGATCAACGCCGCCGCTGGCCTGCTGGCGCGGGAGACCCCGCTGCCGGGCCTGGTGACAGCTCCCGAGGGCGATCGCAATCAGGCCGACTTTCAGGTAGTGTTCACTCAGGGCGGCGTGTTACAGGTCAGCCCGTGGGATGGCTGGCCCCAGTGA
- a CDS encoding DUF3038 domain-containing protein — translation MPVNSPPVSPPPLVLDTLSNPGLPNDECPRRARIHLDLLLLAIEALDLGGGEAMLAISRELALEGLVKGRVHLWLLRGTNPMRRYSQRRPLQIEEAKALVIIICTLTRRLTVLVRQLLVGYQQLNDKQLSPQHHFRLADYLSRFRSHFRARMNPRRAGVIAYSTDEKLDQLAIQLLQQLLLCSGVLGPQRLWSSLFDGEVS, via the coding sequence ATGCCAGTCAACAGTCCGCCCGTTTCCCCGCCGCCCCTGGTGCTCGACACCCTGAGCAACCCGGGGCTGCCCAACGATGAGTGCCCCCGTCGGGCGCGCATTCACCTCGATTTGCTGCTGCTGGCGATCGAGGCCCTCGACCTGGGTGGGGGCGAGGCGATGCTAGCCATCTCTCGGGAGCTGGCTCTGGAGGGCCTGGTGAAGGGCCGGGTACACCTTTGGCTGCTGCGGGGTACCAACCCCATGCGCCGCTACAGCCAGCGCCGTCCCCTCCAGATTGAAGAGGCCAAAGCCCTGGTAATCATTATTTGCACCCTGACGCGGCGGCTGACGGTGCTGGTGAGGCAGCTGTTGGTAGGCTATCAGCAGCTGAACGACAAGCAGCTCTCACCCCAGCACCACTTTCGCCTCGCCGACTACCTGAGCCGCTTTCGCAGCCACTTTCGAGCCCGCATGAACCCCCGTCGGGCTGGGGTAATTGCCTACAGCACCGACGAAAAACTCGATCAGCTGGCGATTCAGCTGTTGCAGCAACTGCTGCTGTGCTCGGGGGTGCTTGGCCCCCAGCGGCTCTGGAGTAGCCTGTTTGACGGAGAAGTATCATGA
- a CDS encoding IMS domain-containing protein, whose product MQIPLDYYRILGLPIQATADQLAQAHRDRGLQLPRREFSATAIEARKQLIDEAYAVLSDRDRRRDYDSKFLASAYTVDMAPEPLPQGRTAGLEVSADVGEAALRSLATEPGGSEAQSSKIEIESDQLVGALLLLLELGEYEQVLQLGQPQLSNPYANGGMATPPPAQDDVVLSLALACLELGREQWQQRQYEIAAESLQTGHELLARGNHFPAIRAEIQTELYKLRPYRILELLARPLDQTRERRQGLKLLKAMLEDRGGIEGSDDDLSGLAIDDFLRFIQQLRDYLTASEQQELFEHEARRPSPVATYLTVYALLARGFARHQPALVRRAKQLLLRLGSQQDVHLEQAVCALLLGQTEEANRALELSQEYEPLAYIREHSRQSPDLLPGLCLYAERWLKDELFPHFRDFKDQDATLKDYFADAQVQAYLETMPTGPGPAEPHLSQPGAPGLGGQFSGAAPGQANPFPSAPQFPTIEGSLPIGAPSMPAPPARRSAPPPDRYDGGYGGSGYSSPGSPSNNGNGTYPPAAPAAPSRPRRDRPPRPQAGTDRAEPADARAAGFELPGEDDLSVAERVAQLSPEGRMTAADSREAASPPPNPPRRTTIAAVDTALAPGQALSPAMAAGSRDRRSSSTPRWGRLALVGAAGIVGIGILGFGTMRALGWVTSAFSGPRISGQPLAIRVDQPAFEIPEAPPAPAEIGVNDMAARVINEWLATKRAALGKDYQGDRLDDILLEPVLTQWARRADAAAAENWYWEYEHTVEVESVSPDDPTADELQAIARVSERARLFEYGVENVGAAYDDTLRMQYDLVRQDGRWFVRGMTKLADAN is encoded by the coding sequence GTGCAAATTCCGTTAGACTACTACCGAATTCTGGGGTTGCCGATCCAGGCGACTGCCGACCAGCTAGCCCAGGCCCACCGCGATCGCGGCCTGCAGCTACCCCGCCGCGAATTTTCGGCTACCGCTATCGAGGCCCGCAAGCAGCTCATTGACGAGGCCTACGCCGTCTTGTCCGACCGCGATCGCCGCCGCGACTACGACAGCAAGTTTCTCGCCAGCGCCTACACCGTCGATATGGCCCCCGAGCCCCTGCCCCAGGGACGCACAGCCGGGCTGGAGGTGAGCGCTGACGTGGGGGAGGCCGCACTCAGATCGCTGGCCACCGAGCCCGGCGGCAGCGAAGCCCAGAGTTCCAAAATCGAAATTGAATCGGACCAGCTGGTGGGAGCGCTGCTGCTGCTGCTGGAACTGGGGGAATACGAGCAGGTGCTGCAGCTGGGTCAGCCCCAGCTCAGCAACCCCTACGCCAACGGCGGCATGGCTACTCCACCCCCCGCCCAGGACGATGTCGTGCTCTCCCTGGCCCTGGCCTGTCTGGAGCTGGGCCGGGAGCAGTGGCAGCAGCGCCAGTACGAAATTGCGGCGGAATCTTTGCAGACGGGCCACGAGCTGCTGGCCCGGGGCAATCACTTCCCCGCCATTCGGGCCGAAATTCAGACCGAGCTGTACAAGCTGCGCCCTTACCGGATTCTGGAGCTGCTGGCCCGCCCCCTTGACCAGACCCGCGAGCGCCGTCAGGGGCTCAAGCTGCTCAAGGCCATGCTCGAAGACCGGGGCGGCATTGAGGGCAGCGATGACGATCTCTCCGGGCTGGCGATCGACGACTTTCTGCGCTTTATTCAGCAGCTGCGCGACTACCTCACCGCCTCTGAGCAGCAGGAGCTGTTTGAGCACGAAGCCCGCCGCCCGTCCCCGGTGGCCACCTACCTAACTGTCTATGCCCTGCTGGCTCGGGGCTTTGCCCGGCATCAGCCCGCCCTGGTGCGGCGGGCCAAGCAGCTGCTGCTGCGGCTGGGCAGCCAGCAGGATGTCCACCTGGAGCAGGCGGTCTGCGCCCTGCTGCTGGGCCAGACTGAGGAGGCCAACCGCGCCCTGGAACTGAGCCAGGAGTATGAACCCCTGGCCTACATTCGTGAGCACTCCCGCCAGTCGCCCGACCTGCTGCCGGGGCTATGTCTGTACGCGGAGCGCTGGCTCAAGGATGAGCTGTTTCCCCACTTCCGCGACTTCAAGGATCAGGACGCGACGCTCAAGGACTACTTCGCCGACGCCCAGGTGCAGGCCTACCTGGAGACGATGCCCACCGGACCCGGTCCGGCGGAACCGCACCTATCCCAGCCCGGGGCACCGGGGCTGGGGGGGCAGTTTTCGGGGGCGGCACCGGGGCAGGCTAACCCATTCCCAAGCGCCCCTCAGTTCCCCACCATTGAGGGGTCGCTGCCCATCGGTGCGCCCTCTATGCCGGCCCCGCCGGCTCGCCGCAGTGCGCCACCTCCAGACCGCTACGATGGCGGCTACGGCGGCAGCGGTTACAGCAGCCCTGGCAGCCCTAGCAACAATGGCAACGGCACCTACCCACCCGCTGCTCCTGCGGCCCCCAGTCGCCCTCGCCGCGATCGCCCCCCTCGTCCCCAGGCCGGGACCGATCGGGCTGAACCCGCTGACGCCAGGGCGGCTGGATTCGAGCTGCCGGGCGAGGACGACCTGTCGGTGGCCGAGCGGGTCGCCCAGCTCTCTCCCGAGGGCCGCATGACGGCGGCGGACAGTCGCGAGGCTGCCAGTCCTCCCCCCAATCCCCCGCGCCGAACCACGATCGCGGCGGTCGATACAGCCCTGGCTCCTGGTCAGGCCCTGTCGCCAGCGATGGCGGCCGGATCGCGCGATCGCCGCTCTAGCTCTACCCCGCGCTGGGGACGGCTGGCCCTGGTGGGGGCGGCGGGCATTGTTGGCATCGGCATTTTGGGCTTTGGCACCATGCGGGCGCTGGGGTGGGTCACCTCAGCCTTCAGCGGCCCCAGAATCTCGGGGCAGCCCCTGGCCATTCGGGTGGATCAGCCGGCCTTTGAAATCCCCGAAGCGCCACCGGCCCCGGCTGAGATCGGCGTTAACGATATGGCGGCCCGGGTCATCAATGAGTGGCTGGCGACCAAACGAGCCGCGCTGGGCAAAGACTACCAGGGCGATCGCCTCGACGACATTCTGCTGGAGCCGGTGCTCACCCAGTGGGCTCGCCGCGCCGATGCCGCCGCCGCCGAGAACTGGTACTGGGAGTATGAGCATACCGTTGAGGTGGAGTCGGTCAGCCCCGATGACCCCACCGCCGACGAACTCCAGGCGATCGCTCGGGTTTCTGAAAGGGCTCGGTTGTTTGAGTACGGCGTCGAAAATGTCGGTGCGGCCTACGACGACACCCTGCGAATGCAGTACGACCTGGTGCGCCAGGATGGCCGGTGGTTTGTCAGAGGCATGACCAAGCTAGCCGACGCCAATTAG
- the pdhA gene encoding pyruvate dehydrogenase (acetyl-transferring) E1 component subunit alpha yields MVQERTLPQFQAPPAQISPEDGLVLYEDMVLGRYFEDKCAEMYYRGKMFGFVHLYNGQEAVSSGVIKSLRADDYVCSTYRDHVHALSSGVPAKNVMAELFGKETGCSKGRGGSMHLFSSEHNLLGGFAFIGEGIPVALGAAFQSRYRRDALGDASADQVTACFFGDGTSNNGQFFECLNMAALWKLPILFVVENNKWAIGMAHERATSQPEIYKKASVFGMPGVEVDGMDVMAVRAVAQEAIARARAGEGPTLIECLTYRFRGHSLADPDELRSKAEKETWLARDPIKRFEAYLLEHNLADEGALKEVRDRIQTRIDDALTFAEDSPEPSPDDLYKYIFAED; encoded by the coding sequence ATGGTTCAAGAACGGACATTACCCCAATTTCAGGCTCCACCGGCCCAGATCTCCCCAGAAGACGGGCTGGTGCTCTACGAAGATATGGTCCTGGGGCGCTACTTCGAAGACAAGTGCGCCGAGATGTACTATCGGGGCAAAATGTTCGGGTTTGTGCACCTCTACAACGGTCAGGAAGCGGTTTCTAGCGGTGTGATCAAGTCCCTGCGCGCCGACGACTACGTGTGCAGCACCTACCGGGATCACGTTCACGCCCTCAGCTCCGGGGTGCCCGCCAAAAACGTAATGGCCGAGCTGTTTGGCAAAGAGACCGGCTGCAGCAAGGGCCGGGGCGGGTCCATGCACCTGTTTTCCAGCGAGCATAACCTGCTGGGGGGCTTTGCCTTCATCGGCGAAGGCATTCCCGTGGCCCTGGGGGCGGCGTTCCAGTCCCGCTACCGCCGCGACGCCCTCGGCGACGCCAGCGCCGACCAGGTGACCGCCTGCTTCTTTGGCGATGGCACCAGCAACAACGGCCAGTTCTTCGAGTGCCTGAATATGGCGGCCCTGTGGAAGCTGCCGATTTTATTTGTGGTGGAAAACAACAAGTGGGCGATCGGCATGGCCCACGAGCGGGCCACCTCCCAGCCGGAGATCTACAAAAAAGCCTCGGTGTTTGGCATGCCCGGCGTTGAGGTAGACGGCATGGACGTGATGGCCGTGCGGGCCGTGGCTCAGGAGGCGATCGCCCGGGCCCGGGCCGGCGAAGGCCCCACCCTGATCGAATGCCTCACCTACCGCTTCCGAGGCCACTCCCTGGCGGACCCCGACGAGCTGCGCTCCAAGGCCGAGAAAGAGACCTGGCTGGCCCGCGACCCAATCAAGCGGTTCGAGGCCTACCTGCTGGAGCACAACCTGGCCGACGAGGGGGCTTTGAAGGAAGTGCGCGATCGCATCCAGACCCGCATCGACGACGCCCTCACCTTCGCCGAGGACAGCCCTGAACCCAGCCCCGACGATCTCTACAAGTACATCTTCGCTGAGGATTGA